One Telopea speciosissima isolate NSW1024214 ecotype Mountain lineage unplaced genomic scaffold, Tspe_v1 Tspe_v1.0955, whole genome shotgun sequence genomic window, GTTGAGATTTAAGATTATTTAATCAACGATTTAGATTAGAGTGTTGCGTTTAATGATGCGTTTAGCCGTCACGCAACGATTTTTTTCCCTAAACGCAAGACATTTACTGAATTATCAGAAAGATTAGGGGAGGTCTAAGTAATTAAAATGAAATCTGATTCTCAATTCTTCACTCATCTttgttattcatttttttttgttatcccAACGTCCGAATTGATCTCAAAATCAACGAAAGAGAGTGTGGCTAGGAGTGGGTGTATTGCTGGAAATGGCTGGAGGATTGGCCAGAGCCCAAGCCAAACGAAACAGTTTAAGCTTTAAAATTGAGagcattttgtgggtgctcgtaTACTCGTGTACCATcagaattttaaattattatgTCTCCCTCATTCGACCTCCGTTTGTGACGATTCAACTTGCgaaattttcttcttggaaAGCTCTACGAataatatatgagaaaagaggtgTGTTGTTGCCTTCACCTTTTCCGAAATCACAAAAATCCatgtagggttattttagtaattgtatCAGATTCGTCGACACtttcggagtgcctatgagctgatctgggtttcaTTATACACATGAGAGTTGGAGTTCATCGAGTCCTCTTCGAAACGCAATTGGAATCATGCATTTCTGACATTTGACGGCGAAGTTACAGCGATTATCGTTtgacacctcaaaattaagggcattttatgGGTGCtagtgcaccatcagaacttcaaatgatgatatctccctcatccgacctccgtttGAAACAATTCAACTTGCAAAATTATCGCcttggagagctctaagtataataactgagaaaagaggtgggttgtagcTTTCACCTATGTCGAAATTGCACAAATCTACtcagggttattttagtaattacatcAGATTAGTCAGCATTTTTGAAGTACCTATGAGCTGATATGGATTTCATACTGTACATGAAAATTGTAGCTCGTTGAGTCCTCTTCGAAATGCAATTGGAATCGTGCATTTAGGACATTTGACGGCGAAGTTACAGTGATTCttgtttggcacctcaaaattaagggcattttgtgggtgctcgtgcaccaacagaacttcaaatgatgatatctccctcatccgacctccgtttgagacgattcaacttgtataatttttgtcttggagagctctaagtatGATAAATGAGAAAAGTGGttggttgtagccttcacctgtgcCGAAATCATAAAAATCGgtgtagggttattttagtaattacatcAGATTTGTCGACACTTTCAAAGTGCCTATAAGCTGATCTGGATTTCGTACTGCACATAAGAATTGTACCTCATTGAGTCCTCTTCGTAACACAATTGAAATCGTGCATTTCTGACATTTGACAGCAAAGTTACAACGATACttgtttggcacctcaaaattaagggcatttgtgggtgctcgtgcactaTCAGAatttcaaatgatgatatctccctcatccgacatccatttgagacgattcaacttgaaGAATTTTCGtcttggagagctctaagtataataaatgagaaaagaggtgggttgtagccttcacctgtgccaaaatcacaaaaatccgtgctgggttattttggtaattaCATCAGATTCGTCAGCACtttcggagtgcctatgagctgatctgagTTTTGTACTGCACATGACAATtgtagttcgtcgagtcctcttcAAAATGCAATTGAAATTgtgcattttggtcatttgactgCAAAGTTATAACGATCCTCGTTTGGCActtcaaaattaagggcattttgtgggtgcttgtgcaccatcagaactttaaatgatgatatctccctcatccgacctccgtttgagacgattcaacttgctCAATTTTCGTGttggagagctctaagtataaaaaatgagaaaagaggggggttgtagccttcacctatGCTGAAATTGCAAACTTCCATGTAGgtttattttagtaattgtatCAGATTCATCGGCACtttcggagtgcctatgagctgatttGGGTTTcgtactgcacatgagaattgtaatTCATCGAGTCCTCTTCGAAACACAATTGGAATTGTGCATTTCTAACATTTGACGGTGAAGTTACAGCGATTCTtatttggcacctcaaaattaagggtattttgtaggtactcgtgcaccatcagaacttcaaatgatgatatcttcCCCATACGAGCTCCGTTTGAgcggagtgcctatgagctgatctgggtttcgtactgcaaatgagaattgtagttcgtcgagtcctcttcAAAACGCAATTATAATTGTGCATTCCTCATGTTTTACGGCAAAGTTATAGCGATTCTCCTTtgacacctcaaaattaagggcattttatgggtgctcgtgcaccatcagaatttcaaatgatgatatctccttcatccgacctccgtttgagacAATTCAACTTATAGAATTTTCATCTTCGAGAGCtttaagtataataaatgagaaaagaggtgggttgtagccttcaccttTGCCGAAATCACAAAAATCCGCGTAggattattttaataattatatCAGATTCATCGACACTTttggagtgcctatgagctgatctgggtttcgtactgcacatgagaattgtagttcatcgAGTCCTCTTCGAAACTAAATTAGAATCGTGCATTTCTGACATTTGACGGCGAAGTTATAGCGATTCTCGTTTGgtacctcaaaattaagggcattttgtgggtgcttGTGCACCattagaacttcaaatgatgatatctccctcatccaacCTCCGTTTGAGACAATTCAACTTGCAGAATTATCGTCTTGGAGAGCTCCAAGTAtgataaatgagaaaagaggtgggttgtagccttcactTGTGCTGAAATCGCACAAATCCATGCAGAGTTCTTTTAGTACTTGCATTAGATTTGTCGGCACTTTCAGAGTGCCTATGGGCTGATATGGGGTTcgtactgcacatgagaattgtatcTTGTCGAGTCCTCTTAGAAACGAAATTGGAATCGTGCATTTAGGATGTTTGACGGAGAAGTTACAgcgattctcgtttggcacctcaaaattaagggcattttgtgggtgctcgtgcatCATCAGAACTTTAAATGATGAAATTTCCCTCATTCGACCTCCGTTTGAGATGAACAACTTACAGAATTTTTGtcttggagagctctaagtataataaatgagaaaagaggttggttgtagccttcacctgtgccaaaattgcaaaaatccgtgcagggttattttagtaattgtatCAGATTCGTCGACACtttcggagtgcctatgagGTGATCTGGGTTTCGTACTGTACATGAGAATTGTAGCTCGTCGAGTCCTCTTCGTAATGCAATTAGAATCATGCATTTGTGACTTTTGACAGCAAAATTACAGtgattctcgtttggcacctcaaaattaaggacattttgtgggtgctcgtgcaccatcaaaacttcaaatgatgatatctccttCATCCGACCTCCGTTTTAGACGATtcaaattgcagaattttcttCTTGGAGAgatctaagtataataaatgagaaaagaggtgggttgtaaccttcacctgtgccaaaattataaaaatcagtgtagggttattttagtaattgtatCAAATTCATTGGCGCTTttggagtgcctatgagctgatctgggtttcgtactgcacatgagaattgtagttcgttGAGTCCTTTTCCAAACGCAACTAGAATCATGTATTTCTGACTTTGGACGGCGAAGTTACAacgattctcgtttggcaccaCAAAATTATaggcattttgtgggtgctcatgtaccatcagaacttcaaatgatgatatctccctcatccgacctccgtttgagacgattcaactcGAAGAATTTTTGTATTGGAGAGCTCTACGCATAAACAATGAGAAAAGAAGTGGGTTGCAGCCTTCACCTGTGTCGAAATCGTAAAAATCCGTGTAGGTTATTTATCATTTTTTCAATGATTCGGCATGTTGGCGACGATTCAGGAGTATCTGGGACTATGTGGCAGCATAGAAAAACTCAATCCGGTGTTTTACAGCTCTTGGCACCCTTGGATACCCTCGGGTCAAGGCCAGATGCATcgaaaattttgatttcacaATGGTTCCGCAATTGCATCAGATTCATCGGCACTTTCGGAGTGCCTATGAACTGATTTGGGTTTcgtactgcacatgagaattgtagttcatcgAGTCCTATTCGAAATGCAATTGGAATCATGCATTTCTAACTTTGGACGGCGAAGTTACAacaattctcgtttggcacctcaaaattaaagACATTTTGTGTGTGCTCGTGCACTCGTCCACGCATGCCCGTTATTACTGGTTGTCAAGtaatttttaaaaactaaaCCACATAGGACTTAACGAAAGTGGGattaggatcgtctccagggagcccagcgcccagggtgttgccagggggcatccagctgttgagctgtgccacacacatcttgGCGTACGTCTAGGAATGTATACGGCACAACCCAACGACTGACAGCACCCTGGGTGTCCTGGGGTCCGTAAATtatcaaaattaaatataaTGTTTTCCACCACCACGGGAGAAAGAAAACCCCATAAATTGATTGCGCCATTATTATTCCCTCCTTACTTAGTTTGAACGTCTataatattctctctcttccccctccaTTAATTCTTACTATGAAGGAGGAAGGGATGAACGAAAACCACCACTTGGATCTAGGAGAGACTGGTCGTAGAACAAGTGAACAACTAgctcaattgtttttttttttttgataaaacaaCTAGCTCAATTGTTGATTAGTTTCATGGTGCGTTAGCCCAATAGTTTAATTGCAGCTAATTATAAATCAGCTTAATGTACAATACGCCTGTGGTCGAACCAATCTACGACCGCCCTAATTAATCAAGTAAGGTTGGCTTCTGAGCCAATTGCTATCCAGTAGTAAGCATTGAAATTTTCAAACGAAGCAAGCAATGCCTACTTAAAAGTGACTCATATTTTCATAGAATTACAAGAAGTGccatttcaatattagtgataTATTGTAAATCTTGTAAATTTGTTGCAACTCATCAGTTTGATTCACTTCTAAACCATTTTCcataattttaaaatatataagaGCTTAAACATGAGTTAATATGATGGATGCAATTTCTCTTATTACATGGATCCACTCATGTTTGTCACATGCCAAGTCATGATAAAAACAAAGccaaccctcccccccccccccttttctcctAAAAAAAAGTACTCACACACAATATACACACAAATAtaggaaagagaacgctacctggctGCGTGTGGTGCACAGCCCCCACACCAAGACACAGGGTCGGGTAAAATGACCATTCTCCAACGATTTTCACCTTTTCATGGAGGCTTTATTGTTATTTCACATAGTCCTATGTTACACACCGCACACAACCAGGTAGCgctctttctcccaaaaaaattatatatagatagtgttttatttatttatttttgaattgaTATCAATTGTTTGCAAATAATTTAAATTAATGCATGAGAAACAAAATCGAAGCAGAAATTGAAATGACGAATCCAAGGGAAATTAAGTTTGAAACAGAAATATCTTATGTTAACATAACCCAACGTGAATAtcgatgaggagagagagagaagcgaATCCTACTAGTCTTTTGAGTGGCTGGTTGCAGTGTCCTCTTCATGTTCAGCAAATtcagagggagaagaaaagccTCCATACTGCGATGAAAACCTCAGAagctcttgttgttgttgttgatgatgaggtGGCATTGAGGTTGTCGATGAGGAGTAGGACCCAAAGGGTCCTGGACTGTGCAAAACAGACTCAGCAGATGCGACGCATTGCAGATCCTGGTCATCCCTACTGCGTAGTAGCTGGGCATATCCAAAGAGATTTGGATACGTTTTCAAATGATCatcaggcccaggcccaggcccaggagCTTCAACTCGTTGATGATCATCATGAAGACGAGCAGCAGCCATGAAGTTGCCCAACTCAGCTGTCCCCCATTGATGAACTCGTTCAGGGAAATTAAGCTTAGCTTTACTCCCTTTCAACCTAAAAGCCGCCTTGTCGTAAGCCATGGCCGCATCCTCGGCGGTGTTTGTCATATGTGCCCACCCACACTCGTAGTCCCCTCTTTGGGTCACGTGTTTCCGCTGCCCACTTACCCCATGACCTTTGCCTTACTCCTATCACTTAATACTAGGGTTTTACATCATATATAGATATACTGTGAAAATTTTGGGTATAgtaaactcagccttatctaagggtgtcaaatagTGCGATTTTGATTATACagttcagtttcggtttggtGCACATTTTacaaggtagaaatcaaaatcgaaccgggtaaaaatcacccaaaatcagAAACGTTTTATATGCGGTGCTATTTTAacggtttctattcggttttcatTATCcagtttacatgcggtttgtaataccattttcatctttgtaccctttaattttattttgtcatatccttgttatgtgggagaaattatattgtttcataCACATCTAACTCTAGGCAAAGTTCACTCAGACATGGTAGTTGCAATGATAATTTTGATCATAACCCACTCAATTCATTAACAAAGTCCACTAAGGCATGCTCATTGTAATGATATTTTAAAGTGGTTACTAAAATCTTCCGTCCGTTCATGAATTTGGTGCtcaaactgaaattaaaaaaatctaagTAAGGAGTCCTAATATTTTAGAGTGCTTAATCTTATTTTTAAACAAATCACTTAGACATGGTAGTTGCAATGATAATTTTGATCATAACCCACTCAATTCATTAACAAAGTCCACTAAGGCATGCTCATTGTAATGATATTTTAAAGTGGTTACTAAAATCTTCCGTCCTTTCATGAATTTGGCGCtcaaactgaaattaaaaaatatctaAGTAAGGAGTCCTAATATTTTAGAGTGCTTAATCTTATTCTTAAACAAATCAGAATATTTCTAATTTTGGTTTTCTACCTGGTTTTTATTTGGTTAAACGATAGTTTTTCGATTTTGAACTGAACCGAACAGGTaatagaacctatgaaatcagaatcgCGTCGTTTTTATACGATCGGTTTGGTTCGATCGTAAACGATCGATTTGGTTTGATCGTAAATGATCGGTTCCAATTCCGGCAATCGATTTCGGTTCCATTTTAACACCCTTAGCCTTATTCCAATTTAATGGAATCCAccacatggatccaaacaaaacaaagtaatgaaaacgGAGGTGGAAATGACAAATAAAAGAtggaaaatcaaagaagaaaaaagaagataaaagaccTGAAAAATAAGTCAAAAGGGACAAAATAAGTCAAAGTAAGGTATctcacatctctctctttctgtatATACTCTACTCTTCCAATTTGGTACATGCTCTCATAATTGTTCAACATAATAATTGAGGGTTTCCATTTTCTCTAGTGAATCAAtgctctctccttctctatcAGTCTGAGATCAGGGTTTTGGTAAAAACCTATTTGATTGTGGAAGAATTTGCATTCAAATGAATACAAAGTTGTATGTATGTGTGAGACTCATTGCGAAAGAGCTAATGTCACGTGGAGGCTTTGTGCTTGTGAAGTTTCAGGTAATGGtcgaaaccctaaattttgttgTGAGATTGAACGATTTTCCCATCAATTGTAACGATTCATATTCACACAGATCATACTAGTAATTCTATCACAAACAGCCAATTCCgatataaaaaattcaaattttaaggGCGAAAAATCCTTCCATAGCCTTACACTATTCAAGCGATACATTCTTGACCATGGAACTGCACTGGTTACCGCAACTCTCTATGTTTTAGGTCATGAACCCACAAGGTAGCATGTTCTAATATCACTTTTGGCTTTCTATCCAAAAGCCTAATGGGGGAGACCCTGTGCGGGCtcagggtgggtcagggttcttagggccaaacttgcacccctaaatATGTCATAacgttttctttttctcctaaatATATAAAGTGGAattaaaaaacatgtttttttttttgggtaaaaaaaacaagggaaattatcagcgccaccccctgacgtttgcctatatttaaAGCACACCCtct contains:
- the LOC122648394 gene encoding ethylene-responsive transcription factor ERF113-like, translating into MTNTAEDAAMAYDKAAFRLKGSKAKLNFPERVHQWGTAELGNFMAAARLHDDHQRVEAPGPGPGPDDHLKTYPNLFGYAQLLRSRDDQDLQCVASAESVLHSPGPFGSYSSSTTSMPPHHQQQQQELLRFSSQYGGFSSPSEFAEHEEDTATSHSKD